From Hyphomicrobiales bacterium 4NK60-0047b, the proteins below share one genomic window:
- a CDS encoding Hsp33 family molecular chaperone, which yields MSDEEHGSDDDIGTSHSTVSDDGYIFLDSDIKDDVVLPFQADEAGARGRLVRLGNAVDKILSGHDYPDGVATYLGEAIALTCLIGASLKFDGKLILQTKTDGPISMLVVDYTTPGKLRAYASYNKAAVAELEADGVEHEIGSWLGRGYLALTVDQGADMERYQGIVAIERDFLGTVAEDYFMQSEQIPSLVRLNVAKHYNADAGDDGKHWHWRAGGLLVQYLTREGGRDYDTDEPFENFEEDWNRARMLGSTVEAHELLDPELAPERLLLRLYHEEGVRIFDKVPVRAECSCSRDKVQNMLSHFSSDERGKMIEMTGKISVTCEFCTSTYEFSETDFEA from the coding sequence ATGAGCGATGAAGAACATGGTTCTGATGATGATATTGGAACTTCGCATTCAACAGTTTCTGATGATGGATACATCTTTTTAGATAGTGACATCAAGGACGATGTTGTATTGCCGTTTCAAGCTGATGAAGCGGGAGCGCGTGGCCGTTTGGTTCGACTTGGAAATGCGGTTGATAAGATTTTGTCTGGGCATGATTATCCTGATGGTGTTGCTACTTATTTAGGAGAAGCTATTGCGCTTACTTGTCTTATCGGGGCTTCGCTTAAATTTGATGGCAAACTGATTTTACAGACCAAAACCGATGGTCCTATCAGTATGCTTGTCGTTGATTACACCACACCGGGAAAATTGCGTGCGTATGCTAGCTATAATAAGGCCGCCGTTGCGGAACTAGAGGCGGACGGCGTTGAGCATGAAATTGGTAGTTGGTTAGGGCGGGGGTATTTGGCCCTTACTGTTGACCAAGGTGCTGATATGGAGCGTTACCAGGGGATCGTTGCTATAGAGCGAGATTTTCTTGGCACTGTTGCTGAAGATTATTTTATGCAATCTGAACAAATTCCTAGTTTGGTGCGCTTAAATGTTGCGAAACATTATAATGCTGATGCTGGAGATGATGGAAAGCATTGGCACTGGCGGGCTGGCGGCTTGCTTGTGCAATATTTGACCCGTGAAGGTGGTCGTGATTATGATACTGATGAGCCTTTTGAGAACTTTGAAGAAGACTGGAACCGGGCCCGGATGCTTGGTTCAACCGTTGAAGCGCATGAGTTGCTTGATCCGGAATTAGCCCCTGAGCGGCTTTTGTTGCGACTTTATCATGAAGAAGGTGTTCGGATTTTTGATAAAGTGCCTGTTAGAGCTGAATGTTCTTGTTCTCGAGACAAGGTGCAGAACATGCTTTCGCATTTTTCTTCTGATGAACGTGGAAAGATGATTGAAATGACTGGGAAAATCTCGGTGACCTGTGAGTTTTGCACGTCGACATATGAGTTTTCTGAGACAGATTTCGAGGCTTAG